tggatATTTACTGTCTCTAACTCTATTAAAAATGTTGATCACCGATCTCGATGAAAAATTGAACCGAACCAAACTGATAATCGTAGTTTTGGTTATGGattaaataaaatgatcagactTTGGTATGATTTTAGTTTTAGCTATATGTTTCGATTTTAGTTTTATCAAACCGAATGACACAGTTGTCATCCCTAATGATCCTCTTTGGTACTCACCACAAATGTTTACTATAGGAAAGTGATTTTTtgcattctaatttttttttatatttgtactTCAAAAATTATCTATTAATGCTCGTGTTAAGTAATTTTACGAATTATGGagtaaaaacaaattttggaatgtAATTCTAAAAAAGGGAAGAGCAACACGAATCAAAGAAAAACTTCCAACATAACACTAGCGTACGCATGctgaatttcaaaagaaaaacttttttgcTCAATTTTAACAACAATTTAAAAAGTGGAAGATGAATTAGAGGGGAAAAAGGACGGATTTTGTTGTGATTCTTGATTAATTGCGAACCTTTACCTTGAATTACACAACatactaaaaatttaaaataaatgaACAACTCAGATTTTTTGTGGAACGAGGCCTACACAACCACCTGTACAGGGGTACCTCATGGTCAGTACCCATTGTCGAGTTtgagaaaaatcaagaaaaaattgtTCTGAGACTCattgtttggatgattttgtaATAGAATTCTAGACTAGAATTGTACAGAAATATACACATCTAAGGCTACTGCAAATTAGCTTGTTGGGACTTTTTcatgttttgtccttattcaaaaaaatttcgcgtttgttagttttggaccaaattttttagattatttatttgtcTTGACGAGGGAAATcggaaaacccaaaattttttacatttattcaaatattttttaaaatatccaagataaaaacccgaaaagtcacaaaaatttagcacaaaactaaCTAATAAACGCACAAAAACTTTGAATAATgaccaaaactctaaaaaaaatccaaaaatcttaGTTGAACTTTTAGCCTAAGCCTGTTAATATACATTAATTGTGTCCTTGATTATTGTTCTTATTTAATGTCTTTTGTTATGGTAGGAAGCTTAATAATTATGGAGTATAAAACTTGGGCGTAAAGTGGAAGCTAACGACTAATCTGTGGTCATGAATGAATTATTTTGAACAGACCCTATCTGTGGTCCATGAATGAATTATTATTTGATAGAGTGGAAGGGTCATGACAAGTCTTTCCCCgctgttttctttgttttttttctctctttcttttatttgacTAGACCCTATCTGTGGTCCATGAATGAATTATTATTTGATAGTATTAAAGTGGAAGGGTCAATGACAAGTCTTTCCccgctgtttttttttttttcagaggCGACTCTACATAAAGCCTTTCATGGTCAACTGAAaattcaaacaatttttttttttagaatacaTGTATAAATTATGAGCAAACCtttttttgaacacccaatttaaacaaaaatgctaaggacacatacatttgtacatatatcttgcacatacacttttatggggcccacctcaggtcccaccaatatgatccgaaccgctcattatttttaaaataatgttttaagagtttctgtaaaaaatcaactcgatagaaTATCGGTAAGGGTTTTTTCAGAAATCGTAGTGCGAATCAGACTGTTTCACcttatgatttttgaaaaagcccttaccTATATcctatcaagttttttttataggaactcttaaaaaattattttaaaaataatgagcggtttagatcatattggtgggacccgaggtgggtcccataaaagtgtatgtgcaagatatgtgtaaaagtgtatgtgcaagtagcatgacTAAAAACTAGTTGAACACTCAATTATAACCCAATCACGGCTCATCAATCCAcgtaattcatatttgaacatTTAACACACTAATTACTTCAAATAAACTcataatcataataaaaaaattgaaaaaggaagaaTATATTGGTGTAAGTATTATGCTATGCGTTATCTCGCCACCTTTATTGTCGATggtctaaatgtgttaatttcgcATTCATGACAATTATTTgtactttatttgtttttgtcttaTTAGCTAATAGAATTACggacaaaactttaaaaaaaaaattcaactacattgcaaaccctattaacttgaataatattccttCAAATTTCAGACTACGATAGAAAATTAAATCTCATCATGTTATCCTAAAGAACATCATATTTTCGAGAAGGTCAGTTTCAACACACTCGCTACAGTTTctttcaaaagtgttttagtagattaatacaCCGATTAAATGTTGGCACAAAATATAAGATCTCATCTAGgacaattgtaaaaaaaaaatcctcctcCATTCTCAAAAAACTATCTACTACGCAGCTTTCAAGTATATATTCTTAAGTTATCATTTCGCCTCatagtcaatttttttagaataaagattatttttttaactgcACTATTTATACTATAATATGACATTTTATACTTATATTATTGGTTAATAGATCAGCAAGTAGAATTAAGGTGATTTCTGAACACCCTATTACAAAATCTTGGAGCAGCCActgttttttcctctctctttcttttattaCTCCCACTGACTCTTGTCTAGCTCCCACGGTCCCACCCAATAATATAGTATATAGTTTTTATATCAGAGGTTGGTATTGTACCACTTGCGTGCATCTTAATTTGAAGTAACGATCACTTGCTTGTAGCCTTGTGCATTTTGAAGCAGGAGGCCAGGGAGACAGAGCAGAATGGGAAGGGGAGAACTGCAGCTGAAGCAAGCCTAAACCTAAAGAGAAGGGAAGAAAGCAGCTAGTACTGCTCCAAGACAGGAGCCAGCTTGGACGTACGAAATCCTCTCTCATTTTATTCATGGCCAAATGACTTTAGTTATTACTGTACGTATTACTAGTTTGGACGTGGCTTCTATGCAGTCGGAGAGTCTCTGCAGTTTGTATCGCAGCCGTTCATTTTTGCATTTAAtggtctaaattttaaaaacatcatTCGACGGTTGCGATCACTTTGACCGTGCGCACCCTTGCAGTGCAAACTTGGATTGCAGACAAGCCAAAATTCTTTAGTATTGGTTTCCTTTAAATTTATTCACTCAGTTGTataacaattttgtttcattttgctAAAATACTGGAGTATTTTGTTCTGAGTATCCAAAACTGGGTGCATGTTTGGTTTGTGTGATTTCAAACATTAGCGTTatgcaatagttttttttaaattatttatttaacaaaaagtACAATAGAGGGATGAGATAACTTATGCGACGACAAGACGGATTGTACCTATGGCCCTAGTTTGGTGTTTGTTTAGCATAGATGATTCGTGCTAATCAAAGATAGGCTTGGTCGTTTATGATTATGCTTATCCTCTTGACGATACTAATGGGCAGGTGGCTACCCTACCGTAGATCAGAGTTAAATGAATAGATCAAAATTGTAAACCAATGCAATACTATTGTTACAAAGTCAGGGTGGAATCGAAATTCTAAGACACTTTTTACTTACCTACAAATCAAATTCTgtaacattattattttttttttttgcaatccCTGAGGTTTGACATCACTACTTTTTAAATCTACTAGTActaaaattttagaattttccacgTAAAgcttataaaataaaatgaaaaacaaaaatcttaaaTTCCTGGAGAGTAGTTTGGAGACTTGGCAGTTGTCACCacggaaaatttttcagtgccgagtgggtaccacgtggtgtccgttcACGCATCTGAGCTGTCCATTATATGTTCGAACGGTTCAgctttgaagagagaaaaaatgagagagaaagtgttggggtgagaagagagagagagtttcaatccgagccgtctaaaagtgtatcggacggcttagatgtgccgagcggataccacgtAAGATATACCCGTTCCgcactgaaaaatcactcaCTACATTTGTGTATAGTGTAAAGACACATGTACATTTATGCGAAAGCAAATGTAGAGAGATggttttaccaaaaaaaaataataatgtagaGAGATGGAATCTTTTAATTTAGGgagttaattattttttggttgaagggttttttagtctattttaattttgaaaaactatttttggcCCAGAACATGGCAAAAGGGAAAATTGATGCTtatcctttatttttttaataacgtTTTCCTCAACTTTCTGTAATCTTGACAATTAATGTTGATCACCATATAATTGTGTAGTACGTTAGAACGTCACGTGACCATGCCCCAAGATGAGTGAATAATCACTCcaaagaagaaggagagggTTTGATTCTCGCTACTTGGTGTGGTGGATGATGCACTTTAGGTTTGCTCCACTCGTATGCTGCTTAGAGGTACCCCTCCCCCATCCCCTTAGGAGTAGACTAGACGTCTATCGatcggcaaaaaaagaaaaagaaaaaaaaagaaaatatggtgATGTTGGAGGGATAAACAGGGAGAGGGGAGGTGATGGGGTTATTTTGGAAGGATAATGCTGGATATATAAGGATAATGGCTGATGAATGAATGGCTATAGTTAAAGATaagaagataacaaaaaaaatctgaatgtgtggttgtaattgaagataaaaagaaaatctaaaggAGTGGttataattgaagataaaaagataaaaagataaaaagaaatctgAATAAGTGGttataaataaaatagataaaatatataaataaatacaaaattaataaattcaacaacatgaaagaattataaaattaaaaaaaaagaaatttactcatgtatataatattaaataattaaaaaatataaagagtaaaatatataaataaaaggACCTAAATAAATTGATAAAtgagtaattaattaaataactTAAAtggattaagaaattaaataaaaaattaattacatatacataaataaaagacaaaaaaataaatgaatgttacataaataaataaataaaataattaaataatataacagaattatgaaatttttaaaaaaaaatagttagataaataaaagttaaaaaaaaaaaaaaaaaacaacctgagggggtgtgtgtgtgtgtgttagaaCAGTCAAAGGGGTGGTGGGGGTGTTATTtgtagggggggggggggcgcgagAAGAGAATTGCTGTGATTCACGGACATCTGAAATAAAatccttttgtttttgaagtttATCTTGTTGGGGGAGAAGAGAATAAAAGATGAATATTGAACAAGGGAAGGTGAGAGGAGTAACCAGTACTGGCAATCCCCCTCAACCAGGAGTTGCAGACTATCCTACAAAGCCTGTGGTCGGGTTCCCTCAATCGGGTCCGCCGCCTGTCGCTACCTATTCCTCTGCTCCTCCGCCACCACCTCAGTTCTATGCCGACGCAAATCAGGCCGGTCCAggtctcaactctctctctctctctctctctctttgcaaGGGTGTAATTATGTACCTAGTTGAGTTTaattttcctctttcttctcttaATTAGCAACCAAACATAAGGAGAGAATCTACTcatttgttgaaaattttccaatctTTTCATTTCTTACACAATTTCCAAACACACCCTAACACTTCATTTGGTTTAACTTAAGGTtcagttttttccttttttatttcctCTTATATTTGCCTTTGCtggttatttatttataattctagataatttattttaaatttatttcgTTCATCTCGATAAGGAGAATGTGTAAGACTATCTGAGATCTTGACCGCAAGGTAACTATCGCTTTACCAACCTCTGaggtttaactttttttttttttgtttgtcaaaatttgagttttatgTTCAacctaaaattattttttgttcaaccTAAAATTATTCGGGTATTACTCAGCTGTGTTTGGTTGGCCTTTTTGAGAGTAACCTTCAACTCTCgacacaattttcaataaatctttctctctatctctcttcactcattaccacttcaactttcaaaaataactttttaaaagctcaaccaaacaaagtgagcTGTTACTATTAATCAGGTATTTTGATTGGGTGTGTTGCAGGCCCAGGATATCCAGTTTCTCAAGCTGCACCAGCTGTAAAGGAACCTGACCGCCTTTTTTGCTGGGGTTTGGGTGTTGGCTGGTTCTTGTAAGTCTTATCGTATGAGTATTGCTTTAGGTACTGACCGGAAATTGTAGGGACGGCCGCACCAGACCTTCTTCGGCCATCGGACTGTCGATCAGAGCgtaaaatggagtgtttggattgaGCATCCTATACGCGTTGGATGCCAATGAATCTCACGTAggccccctctttttttttttataaaatttttggacgactcggatcggcagtccggtggccggagacggcccagcgcgaccgtccctacgatttccctacggtaccgATCGGTACCTATAGGATTTTCGCTTATCATATTTTGTCGTCCAAAAATAATTCTATAGATTGGGAGTTTCATGGGATGAGCTATAACCTCCATGCCAACAGGCCCCACCTCTTCATATTCCTTCAAACGATATCTATGGATCCTAATTCGGGCTCACAACGAAAGATCTAAATTGTTAAACTTGTAGTCCTTGTAGACAAATATATAATGATGAGTAGTTTGATTGGACACAATActacaaaaaaaagataataataaCAGTTATTAGCTATGATCATATGTCTTTAATCACGGTCCCGAAACTGTCGTCTTCTGAGGACACtatattttaaatatattagaagaaaagctaatttttttttagaactgcacaatatgcaattttttttagtgtGCTTATTAATATCCGATTAGAGCTGGAATTTTGCAAAGATTATCTCTTGGATAGACTACTTGATGAATGGTTTATAGCAAAGGATGGAGAGGAGCAGATCCCCAGGCCTCAAGTTCTCTGTACCGTATTTTAGTACAGTATATCAGTGTTCTTGTGCATTATTTGCCCTTGGATCTCATTTTAGAATTCTCATCTCTCAAGATTTCAACTTAATCCAATTAAGGATCAAAAAGTCAGAAAGAGCGGGTCTACCAAACTACCGGCACAACAGACTTGAACCCATGATCATTCCCCCTTTAAGTCGTTTTGCCAGATGTTAATTGAACAACATTTTTTCTTATGAAGGTTCATCCTTGGTTTCATCTTTGGTGTTATTCCCTGGTATATTGGAGCAATCATGCTATTCTGTGTCAAAAGAAAGAACTACAATAGAGAGAAACCTGGATACATCGCTTGCGCAATTTTTGtgagtagattttttttttatgcaagaACAAGATTCGATTTGGTTAATTTGGTTCACTTCTTTCTCATTTCCACTCATGTGGCTTTCCTTAACTTATTCTTACGTAAaggcttaattttttttttttattcaaatgcaCAGGCTGTCATTGGTACTGTTCTGATCGTTGTTGTAGCAGTGATGAGGAAAAATCACAGCGACAGCGAGTGCGACTAATTCGGTTACCGCatacggcccgtttggatgcgagGAAAGAATTAAGTGTATTAGTTAATAATGAGATAAGATAATATGAtgt
The sequence above is drawn from the Rhododendron vialii isolate Sample 1 chromosome 6a, ASM3025357v1 genome and encodes:
- the LOC131329037 gene encoding large ribosomal subunit protein eL20z-like isoform X1 is translated as MNIEQGKVRGVTSTGNPPQPGVADYPTKPVVGFPQSGPPPVATYSSAPPPPPQFYADANQAGPGPGYPVSQAAPAVKEPDRLFCWGLGVGWFLFILGFIFGVIPWYIGAIMLFCVKRKNYNREKPGYIACAIFAVIGTVLIVVVAVMRKNHSDSECD
- the LOC131329037 gene encoding large ribosomal subunit protein eL20z-like isoform X2 — translated: MNIEQGKVRGVTSTGNPPQPGVADYPTKPVVGFPQSGPPPVATYSSAPPPPPQFYADANQAGPGPGYPVSQAAPAVKEPDRLFCWGLGVGWFLFILGFFLGVIPWYVGAIMLLCIKDYDKREKPGFIACAIVAVIATIAIIVAVAILYHN